In the genome of Armatimonadota bacterium, one region contains:
- a CDS encoding extracellular solute-binding protein: protein MTRRQALAWMTAAATLPLGCRASDDGRTVIRVANWGGAGDDSDYFKMVRSLYDRYSDHDPTSRVRVELVPGSQEYVSKLLLDHIAGAMPDVVTIDASSAAVFIDNGLLADLTPFAESDPTFDLDGFFPNVVDIARRGKGLFAVPIDFTPMVLYCNARHFREAGVPLPEGKWSHAEFLEKAKALTTADRFGFEFANWMPGWVTFLWNHGADVLSPDGARASGFLDSEKSIEAIGFVADLVSKHKVSPSLSQTAAAGVDYFATGRASMKVVGHWFLVGLAASQEVDLEDVVVVELPTELDRSETVMYEAGLGIGGSCKHPQKAWEFIKYWTGHGVQSKYNTSGIAVSARKDVEEAKLADKTLSPRAVERNRAFQRIVPSARPPWGSRVEGYDRVEDNCQKAMDAVLKNGVPVKEAFAKAARDIDLEFSRR from the coding sequence ATGACGCGACGCCAGGCCCTCGCCTGGATGACGGCCGCTGCGACGCTGCCGCTCGGCTGCCGGGCCTCCGACGACGGTCGGACCGTGATCCGTGTCGCGAACTGGGGCGGGGCCGGGGACGACAGCGATTATTTCAAGATGGTCCGGTCGCTCTATGACAGATATTCCGACCACGACCCCACCTCACGGGTCCGTGTCGAACTCGTTCCGGGCAGCCAGGAGTACGTCAGCAAGCTGTTGCTCGACCACATCGCGGGGGCGATGCCCGATGTCGTCACGATCGACGCGAGCAGCGCCGCCGTCTTCATCGATAACGGTCTCCTCGCCGACCTGACGCCCTTCGCCGAATCGGACCCAACGTTCGACCTCGACGGTTTCTTCCCGAACGTGGTCGACATCGCCCGACGCGGGAAGGGGCTCTTCGCGGTGCCGATCGACTTCACTCCGATGGTCCTCTATTGCAACGCGCGCCACTTCCGCGAGGCCGGCGTGCCCTTGCCGGAGGGAAAGTGGTCGCACGCGGAGTTCCTTGAGAAGGCGAAGGCCCTGACCACGGCCGATCGGTTCGGCTTCGAGTTCGCGAACTGGATGCCGGGGTGGGTCACGTTCCTGTGGAACCACGGCGCCGATGTGCTCTCGCCGGACGGCGCTCGGGCGAGCGGGTTTTTGGACTCGGAGAAGAGCATCGAGGCGATCGGTTTCGTCGCGGACCTGGTCTCGAAGCACAAGGTGTCGCCGTCGCTCAGCCAGACGGCGGCGGCCGGGGTGGACTATTTCGCGACGGGGCGGGCGTCGATGAAGGTCGTGGGGCACTGGTTCCTGGTCGGGCTCGCCGCCTCGCAGGAGGTGGACCTGGAAGACGTGGTCGTGGTCGAGCTGCCGACGGAACTCGACCGCTCCGAGACGGTGATGTACGAGGCGGGGCTCGGTATCGGAGGGTCGTGCAAGCACCCGCAGAAGGCCTGGGAGTTCATCAAGTATTGGACCGGGCACGGGGTGCAGTCGAAGTACAACACGAGCGGCATCGCGGTGAGCGCGAGAAAGGACGTGGAGGAGGCGAAGCTCGCGGACAAGACTCTGTCGCCGCGTGCGGTCGAGCGGAACCGTGCGTTCCAGCGGATCGTGCCTTCGGCGCGCCCGCCGTGGGGTTCGAGGGTCGAGGGGTACGACCGCGTCGAGGACAACTGTCAAAAGGCGATGGACGCGGTGCTGAAGAACGGCGTGCCTGTGAAGGAGGCGTTCGCGAAAGCGGCGCGGGACATCGACCTGGAGTTCTCACGGCGGTGA
- a CDS encoding exo-alpha-sialidase, translated as MRLARILLLLCLSPAAQAQWADVKSLGFGGEPSLAVDGNGKVFLTCHISSRLFVSPDWGATFAEKQAFMDACCDVAVAARPNGDLAVSYMSSALDGIKVWSSTDGGTSMVRGNALSGPLDREWIAYDRLDGAVHMVYSNGYIGGPLSQGVYHAKSVDNGLNYVQTGRIDLSVAPDRAVDPHVAIGDTGRVYALWGVTSDTDTIDRIDFAYSDDGGLSFTGHKTLGAIQKSLGDSQERWMYTCLVSVGKDTVYAFFHNYSEVTVAGSTYRPLLLKYCKSTDGGVTFGPAVNVLSDLELTAAITSYESKKLGTSNHAMYIQTLGWACADPFGRVHVVWQDDRAGQGLFQGQALNYWHVRHSVTASDTFLPSDRVSKNVLMMRPPLDFISMAADKRHVYVSWVESPNDTLEWVFNGGLFIGKAKNDALSWTLGQRA; from the coding sequence ATGCGATTAGCAAGGATTCTCTTGCTGCTGTGTTTGTCGCCCGCCGCACAGGCTCAATGGGCCGACGTCAAGAGTCTCGGATTCGGGGGAGAGCCTTCCTTGGCCGTCGATGGCAACGGAAAGGTCTTCCTGACCTGCCACATCTCGTCGCGGTTGTTCGTCAGCCCTGATTGGGGCGCGACGTTCGCCGAGAAGCAAGCCTTTATGGACGCTTGTTGCGACGTCGCCGTCGCCGCCCGTCCGAACGGCGACCTCGCCGTTTCCTACATGTCGTCCGCCTTGGACGGGATCAAGGTCTGGTCGTCGACGGACGGAGGTACGTCGATGGTCAGGGGCAACGCCTTGTCCGGCCCCTTGGACAGGGAGTGGATCGCTTACGACCGCCTGGACGGCGCCGTCCACATGGTGTATTCGAACGGGTACATCGGCGGCCCGTTGTCCCAGGGCGTTTACCATGCGAAGTCCGTCGACAACGGCCTGAACTACGTCCAAACGGGTCGGATCGACCTCTCCGTAGCACCGGACAGGGCCGTCGACCCTCACGTGGCCATCGGGGACACCGGCCGCGTCTATGCCCTTTGGGGCGTAACGAGCGACACCGACACCATCGACCGGATCGACTTTGCCTACAGCGACGACGGCGGCCTCTCGTTCACCGGTCATAAGACCCTTGGTGCGATCCAAAAGTCGCTCGGAGACTCGCAAGAACGCTGGATGTACACGTGCCTGGTCTCGGTCGGCAAGGACACCGTCTACGCGTTCTTCCATAACTATTCGGAAGTCACGGTCGCAGGATCGACCTATCGTCCGCTCCTGTTGAAGTACTGCAAGAGCACGGACGGCGGTGTCACCTTCGGTCCTGCCGTTAACGTCTTGTCCGATTTGGAGTTGACGGCTGCGATCACGAGCTATGAGTCCAAGAAACTCGGGACCTCGAACCATGCCATGTACATCCAGACGCTCGGATGGGCGTGCGCCGACCCCTTTGGCAGGGTTCATGTCGTCTGGCAGGACGATCGTGCGGGACAAGGGCTGTTCCAAGGACAAGCCTTGAACTATTGGCACGTCCGACACTCCGTCACGGCATCGGACACGTTCCTTCCATCGGACCGTGTCTCCAAGAACGTCCTCATGATGCGGCCGCCTTTGGACTTCATCAGCATGGCGGCGGACAAGCGCCACGTTTACGTTTCCTGGGTCGAGTCTCCGAACGATACGCTCGAGTGGGTGTTCAACGGAGGTCTCTTTATCGGTAAGGCGAAGAACGACGCCTTGTCCTGGACGCTTGGCCAAAGGGCTTGA
- a CDS encoding LamG domain-containing protein — protein sequence MQHRPSGRPKLEAAPADPLDRLSEFNVVWESPSDSAAGSMPIGNGETGANLWVAPDGELRLLLSRTDAWSEASRLLKLGEVRIRILPAPYAPGVPFSHELRLREGRVDLRMGRSRLTVFVDSGSDTVHVSVESEDPVTVTAELRVWRTERKVLKGEELKSSWTMHSAPESVEVWESADTVLVQDGHLDWYHRNETSVVPLTLEHQGLKGVEGSDHDPLQGRTFGGTVWGRGFTKASERSIVSGQARTHAVHIATACMQCDDPAPFLKVLETARHRSIDTKAAQDRTARWWTSFWSRSHVFIDGDSRWSVPENAHSFRAGSDSGGGSGFHGLMSALLVLPTDWPAVQVKAAAGQGAVQESASPLDPTSVTSKVDPASGRTCLVFEGRGTVLSVPSTFPDGLTLAAWIRPDALGGRIFDKVTPGGSDGFLFDTHGGRLRGIVGDKTIVGPELKVGTWQHVAMTYSAETGALSLFLDGERVAGDGPNTGTSSFVTQAYVLQRYVTACAGRGRYPIKFNGSIFTVEPGLSGGPEFNEDWRRWGDCFWWQNTRFPYASMPARGDREMMEPLYRMFEDVSVLCRSRAKSYYGAEGVYFPETMSFFGTYSNGDYGWDRSGHTPGEVLCPWWQWAWQQGLELVSLMLDDYDVTQDRSFLTQRLLPMARGVLAYYESRFLKGADGTFVITPTQSAETYWHDVVNDTPSVAGLCTVSARIAALGAAPAEDRERFAAASRACPTVPRTVRNGKTVLGPAEKYKDERSNVENTEFYAIWPFRIFGTGREDLETARETFRQRIEKARSGWQYDAQVAAIAGLVDDAKASLLSKAANSNPSHRFPAVWGPNYDWLPDQCHGGNILIAVQEMLMQCVGKEIRILPAWPKDWDVSFKLHAPFRTTVECDVKDGKVVKLKVEPSARRQDVVSEHFEIVAKS from the coding sequence ATGCAACACCGTCCGTCGGGCCGTCCCAAGCTGGAGGCGGCCCCCGCGGATCCGCTCGACAGGCTGAGCGAATTCAACGTCGTCTGGGAATCACCGAGCGATAGCGCGGCGGGATCGATGCCGATCGGGAACGGCGAGACAGGGGCCAACCTTTGGGTCGCTCCAGACGGCGAACTCCGACTGCTCCTCTCCCGCACCGATGCCTGGAGCGAGGCGTCGCGACTCCTGAAACTCGGAGAGGTCAGGATCCGGATCCTGCCCGCGCCCTACGCTCCGGGCGTGCCGTTTTCCCATGAACTTCGTCTGCGGGAGGGACGGGTCGACCTCCGCATGGGGCGAAGCCGACTGACGGTCTTCGTCGACTCCGGTTCCGACACCGTCCACGTTTCCGTCGAGTCCGAAGACCCGGTGACCGTCACCGCTGAACTCCGGGTCTGGCGGACAGAGCGCAAGGTCCTTAAGGGCGAAGAATTGAAGTCGAGCTGGACGATGCACTCGGCTCCAGAGTCCGTCGAAGTCTGGGAGTCCGCAGACACCGTCCTCGTTCAGGACGGACACCTTGATTGGTACCACCGGAACGAGACGTCGGTCGTGCCGTTGACGCTCGAGCATCAGGGTCTCAAAGGCGTCGAAGGTTCCGACCACGACCCTCTCCAGGGCCGGACTTTCGGGGGGACTGTCTGGGGCCGTGGCTTCACGAAGGCTTCTGAGAGGTCGATCGTCTCTGGACAGGCCCGTACGCACGCCGTGCATATCGCCACCGCCTGCATGCAGTGCGACGACCCCGCCCCGTTCCTCAAAGTCCTAGAAACCGCCCGACACCGTTCGATCGATACGAAGGCGGCCCAGGACCGTACGGCGCGATGGTGGACGTCGTTCTGGAGCAGGAGCCACGTCTTCATCGATGGGGACTCCCGATGGTCGGTGCCCGAGAACGCTCATTCGTTCCGCGCCGGCTCCGATTCCGGCGGAGGGAGCGGGTTCCACGGCCTCATGAGCGCGCTTCTCGTCCTGCCGACGGACTGGCCCGCCGTCCAGGTCAAAGCCGCAGCTGGACAGGGTGCGGTCCAAGAGTCTGCGTCCCCGCTCGATCCGACAAGCGTGACGTCCAAGGTGGATCCGGCGTCTGGACGGACTTGCTTGGTCTTCGAAGGTCGCGGAACCGTCCTCTCCGTCCCTTCGACGTTTCCGGACGGTCTGACCCTTGCGGCTTGGATCCGGCCCGACGCCTTAGGCGGTCGGATCTTCGACAAGGTCACTCCAGGAGGGTCTGACGGCTTCTTGTTCGACACCCACGGTGGCCGACTCAGAGGCATCGTTGGCGACAAGACCATCGTGGGCCCGGAATTGAAAGTCGGGACTTGGCAACACGTCGCGATGACGTACAGCGCGGAAACCGGCGCCTTGTCCCTGTTCCTCGACGGCGAGCGTGTCGCCGGGGACGGCCCGAACACCGGGACCTCGAGCTTCGTCACACAGGCCTACGTGCTGCAGAGGTACGTGACGGCCTGCGCCGGGCGTGGCCGGTACCCGATCAAGTTCAATGGTTCGATCTTTACGGTCGAACCAGGACTGAGCGGCGGCCCGGAGTTTAACGAGGACTGGCGCCGTTGGGGCGACTGTTTTTGGTGGCAGAACACGAGGTTCCCTTACGCGTCGATGCCTGCGCGGGGCGACCGCGAGATGATGGAACCGCTGTACCGGATGTTCGAAGACGTGTCCGTCCTTTGCCGCTCCCGCGCAAAGTCGTATTACGGAGCCGAGGGCGTCTACTTCCCCGAGACGATGTCCTTCTTCGGCACCTATTCGAACGGAGACTACGGTTGGGACCGGTCCGGCCACACTCCCGGCGAAGTCCTGTGCCCCTGGTGGCAATGGGCGTGGCAGCAAGGGCTAGAACTCGTCTCGCTCATGCTCGACGACTACGACGTGACTCAAGACCGGAGCTTCTTGACGCAGCGGCTCCTACCGATGGCCCGTGGAGTCTTGGCGTACTATGAGTCGCGGTTCCTCAAGGGAGCGGACGGCACCTTCGTCATCACGCCCACCCAGTCTGCCGAAACCTACTGGCACGACGTCGTGAACGACACGCCCAGCGTCGCGGGCCTGTGCACCGTATCGGCCCGGATCGCCGCGCTCGGTGCAGCGCCGGCCGAGGACCGCGAGCGGTTCGCCGCGGCATCGCGGGCGTGCCCTACCGTGCCCCGTACGGTCCGGAACGGCAAGACGGTGCTCGGCCCCGCAGAAAAGTACAAGGACGAGAGGTCCAACGTCGAGAACACGGAGTTCTATGCGATCTGGCCGTTCCGCATCTTCGGGACGGGTCGCGAGGATCTCGAAACCGCCCGCGAGACGTTCCGACAACGGATCGAGAAAGCCCGATCCGGTTGGCAATACGACGCGCAGGTCGCCGCGATCGCGGGCCTCGTCGACGATGCGAAAGCGTCCCTTTTGTCAAAAGCCGCCAATTCGAACCCGTCCCATCGGTTTCCCGCCGTGTGGGGACCGAACTACGATTGGCTCCCTGACCAGTGTCACGGAGGCAACATCTTGATCGCGGTACAGGAGATGTTGATGCAGTGCGTCGGAAAGGAGATTAGGATCCTGCCCGCTTGGCCCAAGGATTGGGACGTCTCTTTCAAGTTGCACGCACCGTTCCGGACGACCGTCGAGTGCGACGTCAAGGACGGCAAAGTCGTCAAACTGAAGGTCGAACCTTCGGCAAGGCGCCAAGACGTGGTCTCAGAACACTTTGAGATCGTCGCGAAATCGTGA
- a CDS encoding amidinotransferase: MKQCSDRLLMVRPAHFGVNPETVESNVFQARSPDPRTSEAAIREFDRAVETLARAGVSVTVLDDTAEPRKPDAVFPNNWFSTHEDGTLVLYPMASSSRRAERRAQDLVSRFDVQRIVDLSHWESAGRYLEGTGSLVLDRIARTAYAGLSSRTDLAVLEDIAGRLGFTAHVFPTSFRGSPVYHTNVLLSIGESFAVVGPTTVSDPASREALMRSLLETGRDVIELDAGQIASFGANILHVSLKSGGFGIVCSRSSLNCYRAEQRRALERHGNLIPLAIETIESVGGGSARCMAAEVFLSERT; this comes from the coding sequence GTGAAACAGTGCTCGGACAGGCTCCTCATGGTGCGTCCGGCCCACTTCGGCGTCAATCCGGAGACGGTCGAAAGCAACGTGTTCCAGGCCCGGTCGCCTGACCCTAGGACTTCGGAGGCCGCGATCAGAGAGTTCGACCGTGCGGTCGAGACTTTGGCGAGGGCAGGGGTTTCGGTGACGGTCCTTGACGACACGGCCGAACCTCGAAAGCCGGACGCGGTCTTTCCGAACAACTGGTTCTCGACGCACGAGGACGGAACGCTCGTTCTCTATCCGATGGCGTCGTCGTCCCGGCGCGCCGAACGGCGGGCACAAGACCTCGTATCACGGTTCGACGTGCAGAGGATCGTCGATCTGAGCCATTGGGAGTCGGCCGGCCGCTATTTGGAGGGGACGGGAAGCTTGGTGCTGGACCGCATCGCCCGGACAGCCTATGCGGGGCTCTCGTCGAGGACCGACCTGGCCGTCTTAGAGGACATCGCCGGACGGCTAGGGTTCACGGCCCATGTCTTTCCCACTTCCTTCCGAGGGTCGCCCGTCTACCACACGAACGTGCTGCTCTCGATCGGAGAGTCGTTCGCCGTCGTCGGGCCGACGACCGTTTCCGACCCAGCCTCGAGGGAGGCTCTGATGCGTTCGCTCCTGGAGACGGGCCGGGACGTGATCGAGCTCGATGCCGGTCAAATTGCCAGTTTTGGAGCGAACATCCTTCACGTATCATTAAAATCTGGCGGATTTGGAATCGTTTGCTCCCGATCGAGCCTCAACTGTTATCGGGCGGAACAACGTCGCGCTTTGGAACGGCACGGGAACCTGATCCCGCTCGCGATCGAGACGATCGAAAGCGTCGGAGGCGGTTCGGCCCGGTGCATGGCCGCCGAAGTGTTCCTGTCCGAGCGGACCTGA
- a CDS encoding DUF302 domain-containing protein, translating to MLEFAIVERTEKPFSEAVVALRRAVEANKWGILGSHDFGEILAGKGLPQREQYKTLEICAPAHADAMLAWNPLVALCMPCSVLVYTENGSTYIAALRPGKIVPTLFGGGDVPTASADVIDGELRTIVDAAK from the coding sequence ATGCTCGAATTCGCGATCGTCGAACGGACTGAAAAGCCGTTCTCGGAGGCCGTCGTCGCCCTTCGAAGGGCCGTCGAGGCGAACAAGTGGGGCATTCTCGGCTCCCATGATTTCGGTGAGATCCTCGCTGGAAAAGGGCTTCCCCAAAGGGAACAGTACAAGACCCTTGAGATCTGTGCTCCCGCCCACGCCGATGCAATGTTGGCTTGGAACCCGCTCGTGGCCCTCTGCATGCCGTGCTCGGTCCTCGTTTACACGGAGAACGGAAGCACGTACATCGCTGCGCTTCGGCCAGGCAAGATCGTCCCGACCTTGTTCGGCGGAGGCGACGTGCCGACGGCGTCAGCCGACGTCATCGACGGAGAACTGCGCACCATCGTCGACGCGGCCAAGTGA
- a CDS encoding right-handed parallel beta-helix repeat-containing protein, with protein MPFLAALVSPAPQTALKTGTVISRTTVVAPRVYRLPNADESWSKAAITVKGKGITVDFRGATLQGADPSVEPDARKGLGVLVTGENVTIKNLRIRGYKVGLFAKGCQGLRLIDCDFSYNWKQHLLSDTEKEDTADWMSFHKNENREWFRYGAGAYLEDCDKFEVKNLRVTGGQCGLMLTRCDFGKVWNCDLSFNSGLGLGMYRSSDNKVMHNKMDWCVRGYSHGVYNRGQDSAGILVFEQCMRNVFAYNSATHGGDGFFLWAGQHTMDTGEGGCNDNLLYGNDFSHSPANAIEATFSRNAFVMNRLIDCWHGIWGGYSYDTKIIANVFALNGEAVAIEHGQKNTLWLNSFDGDTLGVYLWQNAGKPDPNWGYPKHKDTRNFGSVVLQNNFNGLTEAAVVLGSGTDVKVQKNTVNQSKKAFVFSGEQNGTIVGSNSVFGDDTEPTYVGVAFRDNVFSKNDTTVKAPWMTRGGNANVSSEPEGLKAYLASFGVWFGMRDLEHAIEEAQEEGLKEGLEDLKAVAKYHVEPLDDGQDPFIPQGSIRGRRYILVDEWGPYDFRRPLLWPRGKVAASSTAIEPDGRQTSSATEGRTFEILGPTGTWKLKSATPGVTLTARSGSVPGKVTAQWPATSQDIDIELAYVGGATVDHRGVFTPKGRPVTFGWSKSFLPIAWTVRFWTWAQGSDPRTEPEAFAKTLEGGPVATYADTELSFATGGSPRQGVPADRFATKAEGTFETGAGPFTLNVTADDGVRVWVDGKQVIDEWHWQAPTQYTRDLNLAKGRHTIRVDHFEIDGYTALKVEVKPKKRV; from the coding sequence ATGCCCTTCCTCGCGGCGCTCGTGTCGCCGGCACCTCAGACCGCCCTCAAGACAGGCACCGTCATCAGCCGCACGACGGTCGTCGCGCCCCGCGTTTATCGGTTGCCGAACGCGGACGAATCTTGGTCGAAGGCCGCGATCACGGTCAAGGGAAAGGGGATCACGGTCGATTTTCGCGGCGCCACGCTACAAGGGGCGGATCCGTCCGTCGAACCGGACGCCCGAAAAGGCCTCGGGGTCTTGGTGACGGGAGAGAACGTCACCATCAAGAACCTTCGGATCCGCGGGTACAAAGTCGGCCTCTTCGCGAAGGGTTGTCAAGGTCTGCGGCTGATCGACTGCGACTTTTCCTATAACTGGAAGCAGCACCTCCTCAGCGATACCGAGAAGGAGGACACTGCGGACTGGATGAGCTTTCACAAGAACGAGAATCGCGAGTGGTTCCGTTATGGAGCGGGCGCTTATCTCGAGGATTGCGATAAGTTCGAAGTCAAGAACTTACGCGTGACGGGTGGACAGTGCGGACTGATGCTGACCCGGTGCGACTTCGGCAAGGTCTGGAACTGCGACCTCTCGTTCAACTCCGGTCTGGGCCTAGGAATGTACAGGTCTTCCGACAACAAAGTCATGCACAACAAGATGGACTGGTGCGTGCGTGGTTACTCGCACGGCGTCTATAACAGAGGCCAGGACTCGGCCGGCATCCTGGTCTTCGAGCAGTGCATGCGCAACGTTTTCGCCTACAACTCGGCGACCCACGGCGGCGACGGCTTCTTCCTTTGGGCCGGGCAGCATACGATGGACACGGGCGAGGGCGGGTGTAACGACAACCTGCTGTACGGCAACGACTTCAGCCATTCGCCGGCGAACGCCATCGAAGCGACCTTCAGCCGCAACGCCTTCGTCATGAACCGGCTGATCGATTGCTGGCACGGGATCTGGGGAGGGTACAGCTACGACACCAAGATCATTGCCAACGTCTTCGCTTTGAACGGCGAGGCCGTCGCGATCGAGCACGGGCAGAAGAACACGCTCTGGCTGAACTCCTTCGACGGAGACACGCTGGGCGTCTACCTGTGGCAGAACGCCGGGAAGCCGGATCCGAACTGGGGCTATCCGAAGCATAAGGACACGCGGAACTTCGGCTCGGTCGTCCTTCAGAACAACTTCAACGGCCTGACGGAAGCAGCCGTCGTCCTCGGTTCGGGAACGGACGTGAAAGTCCAAAAGAACACCGTCAACCAGTCGAAAAAGGCGTTCGTCTTCAGCGGCGAGCAAAACGGGACGATCGTCGGTTCGAACAGCGTGTTCGGCGACGACACGGAGCCGACGTACGTGGGCGTCGCGTTCCGCGACAACGTCTTCTCGAAGAACGACACGACCGTCAAGGCGCCATGGATGACCCGGGGCGGCAACGCCAACGTCTCCAGCGAACCCGAAGGGTTGAAGGCGTACCTGGCTTCGTTCGGCGTGTGGTTCGGGATGCGCGACTTGGAGCACGCGATCGAAGAAGCCCAGGAAGAAGGGTTGAAAGAGGGGTTGGAAGACCTCAAAGCGGTCGCCAAGTACCACGTCGAGCCGCTTGACGACGGCCAAGACCCCTTCATTCCGCAAGGCTCCATCCGCGGACGGCGCTACATCCTTGTCGACGAATGGGGGCCCTATGATTTCCGCCGACCGCTCCTCTGGCCACGCGGCAAGGTCGCAGCCAGCTCGACGGCGATCGAGCCGGACGGTCGCCAGACGTCCTCCGCCACCGAGGGCAGGACGTTCGAGATCCTGGGCCCGACGGGGACTTGGAAGCTGAAGTCGGCGACTCCAGGAGTCACGTTGACCGCGCGTTCCGGCTCGGTCCCTGGCAAAGTCACGGCCCAATGGCCTGCCACGTCCCAGGACATCGACATCGAACTGGCGTACGTCGGAGGAGCGACGGTCGACCACCGAGGCGTCTTTACGCCTAAGGGTCGACCGGTGACGTTCGGTTGGTCGAAGTCTTTCCTTCCGATCGCCTGGACGGTCCGCTTCTGGACATGGGCGCAGGGAAGCGACCCTCGCACGGAGCCGGAGGCCTTTGCCAAAACCTTGGAGGGTGGGCCGGTCGCGACATATGCGGACACAGAACTCAGTTTCGCGACCGGCGGATCGCCACGCCAGGGGGTTCCAGCCGACAGGTTCGCGACGAAGGCCGAAGGCACGTTCGAGACGGGAGCCGGGCCCTTCACGTTGAACGTGACCGCCGACGACGGCGTCCGGGTCTGGGTCGACGGGAAGCAGGTGATCGACGAATGGCACTGGCAGGCACCCACCCAGTACACGCGCGATCTGAACTTGGCGAAGGGGCGTCACACGATCAGGGTCGATCACTTCGAGATCGACGGCTATACCGCCCTGAAGGTCGAGGTCAAGCCCAAGAAGCGGGTTTGA
- a CDS encoding carbohydrate ABC transporter permease, producing the protein MKTVLRYAVLTLIALFLMAPFVWMVLVSLQESKSAIPEVSKLIPEKPHWENYRTVVLSPQVPVFRFFLNSVLVAGGVVLGQLVVCSMAAYAFARLKFRFKEPLFTLFLLSMMFSGTVTQIPVFLMLRGMGWLDTYAALIVPGVGSAFGVFLLRQFFSQIPFELDEAARIDGAGDWTIYSRLTVPMSRAALATLGAFAFIATWTDFFWPLIATSSLEMRTLEVGLSIFKDSYQGQNWPLQMTAAVVTLLPCLIVFLLLQRHFVKGVTIGSIK; encoded by the coding sequence ATGAAAACGGTCCTTCGCTATGCGGTGCTCACGCTGATCGCCCTGTTCCTGATGGCGCCGTTCGTCTGGATGGTCCTCGTGAGCCTTCAGGAGAGCAAGTCTGCGATCCCTGAGGTCTCCAAGCTAATCCCTGAGAAACCGCATTGGGAGAACTACCGCACGGTCGTCCTCTCTCCCCAGGTCCCCGTCTTCCGGTTCTTTTTGAATTCGGTGCTCGTGGCGGGCGGTGTCGTCCTCGGCCAGCTCGTGGTGTGCTCGATGGCGGCCTATGCGTTCGCCAGGCTCAAGTTCCGGTTCAAGGAACCCCTCTTCACGCTCTTCCTGCTGAGCATGATGTTCTCGGGGACGGTGACCCAGATCCCCGTCTTTCTGATGCTACGTGGCATGGGGTGGCTCGATACCTATGCCGCACTGATCGTTCCCGGGGTCGGCAGCGCGTTCGGGGTCTTCCTCCTCCGGCAGTTCTTCAGCCAGATCCCGTTCGAACTGGACGAAGCGGCTCGGATCGATGGGGCCGGCGATTGGACGATCTACTCGCGGCTGACCGTGCCGATGAGCCGGGCCGCGCTTGCGACTCTGGGCGCTTTCGCCTTCATCGCCACATGGACAGACTTCTTCTGGCCTTTGATCGCGACGTCGTCGTTGGAAATGAGGACCCTCGAAGTCGGCCTGAGCATCTTCAAGGACTCCTACCAAGGACAGAACTGGCCGCTTCAAATGACGGCCGCGGTCGTCACGCTACTGCCGTGCCTGATCGTGTTCTTGCTCCTTCAGCGACACTTTGTCAAGGGCGTGACGATCGGCAGCATCAAGTAG
- a CDS encoding sugar ABC transporter permease, giving the protein MRRSRSAWAFVAPAALHLLVFAVVPIVYAFVVSLFDWRILKGTMPFVGFGKYQEVLQDPPFWNAMLNSAKFAALSVPAGMAVALLVAMPLASQLKGMGLFRTLYYIPAISSMVAVSMLWIYMFLPGNGLINATTSLFGVKSVDFLNETGWAMPALAFMSVWTGLGPRMIIYVAGLLGVPPSLYEAAELDGAGAWSRFWNVTWPMLAPTNVFVLVTGTITAFQLFTPVYMMTKGGPLDSTDVVGYHVFVEAWKKFHVSTASAQSFLLLVVVGSVALVQYRMMRRQLEGYSAG; this is encoded by the coding sequence GTGAGAAGGTCGCGTTCGGCCTGGGCCTTCGTCGCGCCTGCGGCCTTGCACCTGCTCGTCTTCGCGGTGGTGCCGATCGTCTACGCCTTCGTCGTCAGCCTCTTCGATTGGCGGATCCTCAAGGGGACGATGCCGTTCGTCGGGTTCGGCAAGTACCAGGAAGTGCTTCAAGACCCGCCGTTCTGGAACGCGATGTTGAACTCCGCGAAGTTCGCTGCGCTCAGTGTGCCTGCCGGCATGGCCGTAGCGCTCTTGGTCGCGATGCCGCTCGCGTCGCAGCTCAAGGGGATGGGGCTGTTCCGGACGCTCTATTACATCCCTGCGATCAGCAGCATGGTCGCGGTCTCGATGCTGTGGATCTACATGTTCCTGCCCGGGAACGGTCTGATCAACGCGACGACCTCGCTGTTCGGGGTCAAGAGCGTGGACTTTCTCAACGAGACAGGCTGGGCGATGCCGGCGCTCGCGTTCATGAGCGTCTGGACGGGGCTCGGCCCCAGGATGATCATCTATGTCGCCGGGTTGCTCGGCGTCCCGCCTTCGCTGTACGAGGCGGCCGAGCTGGACGGTGCGGGTGCTTGGTCACGGTTCTGGAACGTGACGTGGCCGATGCTCGCGCCGACGAACGTGTTCGTGCTTGTCACGGGCACGATCACGGCCTTCCAGCTTTTCACGCCCGTTTACATGATGACCAAAGGCGGGCCGCTCGACTCGACCGACGTCGTCGGCTACCACGTGTTCGTGGAAGCCTGGAAGAAGTTCCACGTCTCGACCGCGTCGGCCCAGTCGTTCCTGTTGTTGGTCGTCGTCGGCTCGGTCGCGCTTGTCCAGTACCGCATGATGCGGCGGCAGTTGGAGGGGTACTCGGCGGGATGA